The sequence below is a genomic window from Ruminiclostridium josui JCM 17888.
CATTTACATCTCTACTATTGTTATTTCTATAGTTCTGTTGTACATAGGGAACAGATTTACCACTAATAATCTTGATATGTTTAAAGGCGTTGACGGTGTTGAAGCCCAAAGTGCAATTGTTGTTAAGATAATTAAAACCAGTAAAACCGAGTATAATCTTGGTGGAGACAGCCCAAATGAGGGAAAGGATATTGCTTTTTCGGCAAAACTTTTATCCGGTAAAGACAAGGGTAAGCAGATTATCGCTCTTCAAACCATAGATCCATTTTCAAGTGGCTCACAAAAAGAAATTGAGCCAGGAGATAAAATAATTTTATATAAACTAGATAACAAGGATTCTGAATTTGATTGGGTCATGGCGGAATATCACAGAACTAATGCACTTTTGGTACTAGGAATCGTCTTTTTTATCCTGCTTCTGATATTTGGAAGATCTAAAGGCTTCAATACAATTTTGTCACTCATATTTACGTTTGCAGCCATTTTTGCCGTTTTTGTTCCAGCGATATTACAGGGCTTCAACATATATATATGGTCCATAATAACCTGTCTTTTTATTATCTGCATGACTCTACTTATCGTGTATGGTCCAAGCAAGAAAAGTCTTGCTGCTGGTATTGGGTGTATGGTAGGTATTCTTGTATCCGGTGTTTTAATTACTTTTATGGACAAAGTATTAAAGCTTACAGGGTTTGTCAGCGAGGAATCTCTCTACCTTTTACGTATTAATACTAAGAATCCCATAGATTTAAAAGCAATAATATTTGCTGCAATTCTCATTGGAGCAATCGGTGCAATAATGGACGTGTCAATGTCAATTGCAGCTTCACTTGCTGAAATGCAGGAAAAACTGGAATATACTCCTTTTAGTTTATTGGTGAAATCCGGAATAGCAATTGGAAAAGATATAATGGGAACAATGGCTAACACCCTTATCCTTGCTTATATTGGCAGCTCCCTATCCGTTGTTTTGCTTCTGGTTTCATATAACAGTTCACTTTTGGAACTACTTAACAAGGAAATGATAGTTGTGGAGATTCTTCAGTCGTTGGTAGGGAGCATAGGTATACTATTTACAATGCCTCTGACATCACTTGTTTGTGCTTACCTGTATGCAGAAAAAATTAAGCTTCCCATTGCAGACAATTCTGACCTTGATATGACAGAAAAGTCTGGGAATGATGAATACAACGACGGTTGGAAATAGTATTTATATAAGTAAAAAATCATCCTCACACAAAAGCCAAAAATGAGTGAGGAGTTTTTGTCTAATAATATTCTAGAAGGCCGGCAGCCTACGCTGCTGGCCTTTATAGAAACTTATTCAAATTGATTAATAATGTCCAAGAACTTGAGTCCAAGTTGCTCCATCATTGGATATTGAAATACAATCATGGCATCCTACTATAACGTATTTGCCATTGCAC
It includes:
- a CDS encoding YibE/F family protein codes for the protein MEAHYLKKLLNKKTLIYISTIVISIVLLYIGNRFTTNNLDMFKGVDGVEAQSAIVVKIIKTSKTEYNLGGDSPNEGKDIAFSAKLLSGKDKGKQIIALQTIDPFSSGSQKEIEPGDKIILYKLDNKDSEFDWVMAEYHRTNALLVLGIVFFILLLIFGRSKGFNTILSLIFTFAAIFAVFVPAILQGFNIYIWSIITCLFIICMTLLIVYGPSKKSLAAGIGCMVGILVSGVLITFMDKVLKLTGFVSEESLYLLRINTKNPIDLKAIIFAAILIGAIGAIMDVSMSIAASLAEMQEKLEYTPFSLLVKSGIAIGKDIMGTMANTLILAYIGSSLSVVLLLVSYNSSLLELLNKEMIVVEILQSLVGSIGILFTMPLTSLVCAYLYAEKIKLPIADNSDLDMTEKSGNDEYNDGWK